The sequence below is a genomic window from Oceanispirochaeta sp..
ATTTTGAAGAGAAGGAGGAGATTTTAGAAGCCATGGCCCAGGCCCTGGGCCAGATGGACAAGGATCATACCCTGGAGATCGAAGGACTCAAGGGGACCATCAAACTGCTGAAAGAAACGGTGAAAGGCCAGGCAGGGTCTCCCAAAATCCTCAGCCTCGAGGAGTTTCACTACAATCTGGGCAAGACCATCGCCGGGGTCTGGCGGAACAATCAGAGCCTGTTGGGAGAGCTCAAATCCATCCCGAATTTCAAGGGGGAAAGCTGGGTGAATCCCAAGGACCTCAGCTGGGAGGCCGGGAAAGGATGGACGAGCAAGGCGTCTCTCGGGACGCCCATGGGGGACATGGTGAGCAACGACCAGTATCTGATCAACCCGATCTACGAGACCCAGATCATGACGGATGCCCGGAAGAACAGCATCATGATGGGCCTGGTGAGTAACCGTCCCATGTCTGGGCCCTCCCTCTTCCTTCCCCAGAGGGACAGAGGCGGCATACTCCTCAACTGGCTGACCAGCTACGGTCAGCAGATCACCGACAGCAAACCCTCCATGGGACAGCGGGTGGAGCTGAAGGCCTACACCCTGGCGGGGTTCATCCCCTGGTTTGATGAGTTTGAAGAGGATATCTACGCCGACCTGGGCCAGATGTTCGTGGAAGAGTTCACCGACGCCTACGGCCAGGAGTTTGATAAACAGTGCCTCATCGCCGACGCCGCCCCCTTCACCGGGGCCCTGGCCTGTGAGGGGATTGTCAGTCATTTCATCAAGAGCAGCTCACCCTATGGCCTGACCTACCTGGACTTCCGGGAGGCGGTACTCAAGGTCCCCGCCGAAGAGAGACGTCAGTGTTCCTGGTTCCTCCATGAGAGTATCCTCAGCAGGGTAACCAGCCTGCAGGACAGCGATGGCCGCCCGGTCTGGCGCGGTCCCACAGACGGCAAACCCGGACTCCTGGACGGTTATCCCTATCATGAATGCGACATGATGCCCCAGGGGAGCGAGATCAAGAAGAATGAGCCCTTTGCCATCTTCATGAACCCCAAGCGCATCCAGC
It includes:
- a CDS encoding phage major capsid protein, which encodes MKELLKKLMGLLETMKRIETDGFPDEGKAKQYFEEKEEILEAMAQALGQMDKDHTLEIEGLKGTIKLLKETVKGQAGSPKILSLEEFHYNLGKTIAGVWRNNQSLLGELKSIPNFKGESWVNPKDLSWEAGKGWTSKASLGTPMGDMVSNDQYLINPIYETQIMTDARKNSIMMGLVSNRPMSGPSLFLPQRDRGGILLNWLTSYGQQITDSKPSMGQRVELKAYTLAGFIPWFDEFEEDIYADLGQMFVEEFTDAYGQEFDKQCLIADAAPFTGALACEGIVSHFIKSSSPYGLTYLDFREAVLKVPAEERRQCSWFLHESILSRVTSLQDSDGRPVWRGPTDGKPGLLDGYPYHECDMMPQGSEIKKNEPFAIFMNPKRIQHGNRKGLELKRFDGTTESLQYGEIFLRFRKRDGFLITRPEKNMVTMKCKSS